AGGATGAAACACGAAGAAAGAGAAGAAGGAACAGATAGTGAAGGATAAAAAATTAAAGTAAGTACAAGACAAGAAAGAATGACAGACGAAAAAGACAAAAGTAGAAACCAACACAGTCAAGGAAAGAAGAAGGAAAACTACTTTCCTCTTTGCTTTTATCCTTTAGCCTTCATCCTTTAGCCTTTCCTCACTTACTCGTCATCGTGAGCAAAACGACGATAGAGGAAGTCGAGGGCATAGTTCCGCAGTTCATAGAAGCGGGGATCATCCATGATGCGGGCGCGATCGCGGGGACGCGCAAAGGGAATATTGAGGACTTCGCCAATGTGAGCAGAAGGACCGTTAGTCATCATTACGAGGCGATCGGCGAGGAAAAGAGCTTCGTCGATGTCGTGGGTGATCATCAAAACGGTGGTTTTGTGATCCGTCCAGATTTTCAACAGTTCTTCCTGAAGTTCTTCGCGAGTGATGGCATCCAACGCCCCAAAGGGTTCATCTAGAATCAACATTTTGGGACGAATTGCCAGGGCACGAGCGATCGCCACCCGTTGTTTCATGCCACCTGAAAGCTGACTGGGGCGTTTGTTTGCCGCTTCGGTCAAACCCACCATTGCCAAATGTTCATTGGCGATCGCCACTCTCTCGGCTTTGGATTTGTCTTTGTATGCCGCTTTGACAGCCAAATAGACGTTTTCAAATGCTGTCTTCCAGGGCAAGAGAGAATAGTTTTGAAACACCACCATGCGATCGGGACCCGGTTGGCTGACAGGTTCCGACTCCAGCAACACTTCGCCATCGGTAGGTTTGAGGAAACCCGCCACCATATTAAGCAGGGTAGACTTGCCACAGCCAGAGTGACCGATTAAACAGACAAATTCTCCAGCTTGAATGGTGAGGTTGACTCCCTCCAACACTGGATAACCCCCATTGGCGGTGGGATAAACTTTTGAGACATTTTTGATCTCTAGCAAAGGACTTGAGGGAACCTCAGATGAAGCGATCTTCGCTTGAGTTTGGTTGAGAGTCTGCATAACAGTTGAAGTTGGAGTAAGGAGTTTTCAGTGGGGAATAGGAAGTGAGAGTGAGCAGTGGAGTGGGATATAGGAACACAGCATTCGGCAAAGAGCTTTTACGATTAGCTGGGAAACAAATCTCGAACGCTGCACAGGAACCTCTCCCTGCCTCCATCCCCTCTCCTTACAGGAGAGGGGATGGAGGTGAGGTTAAGCCGCACCAACGACAGAATCGATCACAATTTCCTCGATCCGTACCTCGCGTTTGATAGATAAGTTGTTGAGATATTGGATTGGTTCATCGGGATTAAACACGGTGCCGTCAAACAGTTGAATTGGAGTGCGATCGCGTCCAGTATCAGG
Above is a genomic segment from Oscillatoria sp. FACHB-1407 containing:
- a CDS encoding ABC transporter ATP-binding protein — translated: MQTLNQTQAKIASSEVPSSPLLEIKNVSKVYPTANGGYPVLEGVNLTIQAGEFVCLIGHSGCGKSTLLNMVAGFLKPTDGEVLLESEPVSQPGPDRMVVFQNYSLLPWKTAFENVYLAVKAAYKDKSKAERVAIANEHLAMVGLTEAANKRPSQLSGGMKQRVAIARALAIRPKMLILDEPFGALDAITREELQEELLKIWTDHKTTVLMITHDIDEALFLADRLVMMTNGPSAHIGEVLNIPFARPRDRARIMDDPRFYELRNYALDFLYRRFAHDDE